From Paenibacillus physcomitrellae, the proteins below share one genomic window:
- a CDS encoding glycerate kinase — MKIVIAADSYKGSATTFEVAGYIEQGIRRVHPDAAILKIPLADGGEGTVDALVSACGGRYIEQEVTGPLGSKVNAKFGLLPGDTAVVEMAAASGLPLIKEEERNPFITTTFGTGQLIKAALNEGVKRIYVGIGGSATNDGGLGMAQALGVSFKDKSGREIGFGAKALEQLDTIDISGLDDRLKDTEVLVLSDVTNPLCGDNGASYVYGPQKGASPGDLIKLDWLLRLFAEKIELQLGVSIMDVPGAGAAGGLGAGLMAFCQAEISSGIETVLKLIELEENLKDADLVITGEGRMDFQSTQGKAPVGVAKLAKKFGLPVIAIVGSEGEAIQDVYDHGIDLVIDIINRPLSLQEAMDKVGELTVNAGEKAIRAFQLNKK; from the coding sequence TTGAAAATCGTGATTGCGGCCGACTCCTACAAGGGAAGTGCCACTACATTTGAAGTCGCAGGTTATATCGAGCAAGGCATCCGCCGGGTGCACCCGGATGCCGCCATACTGAAAATACCGCTGGCTGATGGTGGAGAAGGAACGGTAGATGCGTTAGTCTCTGCCTGCGGCGGCCGTTATATCGAGCAGGAAGTAACAGGGCCTTTAGGCAGCAAGGTGAACGCCAAATTCGGGCTGCTTCCCGGCGATACGGCTGTTGTGGAAATGGCGGCAGCCTCCGGGCTTCCCTTGATCAAGGAAGAGGAGCGGAATCCTTTTATCACGACTACCTTCGGCACCGGCCAATTGATTAAAGCCGCACTAAATGAAGGCGTCAAAAGGATTTACGTCGGAATCGGCGGCAGCGCCACCAATGACGGCGGTTTGGGGATGGCCCAAGCGCTTGGGGTTTCTTTTAAAGACAAGTCCGGCCGTGAAATCGGCTTTGGCGCCAAAGCGCTGGAACAGCTGGACACCATCGATATTTCCGGATTGGACGATAGGCTGAAGGACACGGAAGTGCTGGTGCTTTCGGATGTCACCAACCCTTTATGCGGAGACAATGGTGCTTCTTACGTTTATGGGCCGCAAAAGGGAGCTTCTCCTGGTGACCTGATCAAGCTGGACTGGCTGCTGCGGTTATTCGCCGAGAAGATCGAACTGCAATTAGGCGTCAGCATTATGGACGTCCCCGGGGCAGGAGCGGCTGGAGGTCTTGGAGCCGGATTAATGGCGTTCTGTCAAGCCGAAATAAGCTCGGGGATCGAGACAGTCTTGAAGCTGATCGAACTCGAAGAGAACCTGAAGGACGCGGATCTGGTTATTACCGGCGAAGGCCGGATGGATTTCCAATCTACGCAGGGGAAAGCGCCGGTCGGCGTAGCGAAGCTGGCCAAAAAATTCGGTCTGCCGGTCATTGCCATCGTAGGCAGCGAAGGCGAGGCGATCCAGGACGTATACGACCACGGCATTGATCTGGTCATTGATATTATTAACCGGCCTTTATCGCTTCAGGAAGCTATGGACAAGGTGGGCGAGCTGACGGTGAACGCCGGAGAGAAGGCCATCCGGGCATTCCAATTAAACAAGAAATAA
- the hepT gene encoding type VII toxin-antitoxin system HepT family RNase toxin, which yields MNPDIVLNKIEVIRRCLSRIEEEYANDDRNLQNFTKQDSIILNLQRCCEASIDLAMHAVSELQVGVPQTSRDAFDILLSQGIIDEKLAGNMKAMVGFRNIAVHDYQAVQLEILKAILNKHLADFIAFTNALKKFASS from the coding sequence ATGAACCCTGACATCGTATTGAACAAGATAGAAGTGATTCGTAGGTGCCTGTCCCGGATTGAAGAGGAATACGCGAATGACGATCGAAATCTGCAGAATTTCACAAAGCAGGATTCCATCATTCTCAATCTGCAAAGATGCTGCGAAGCCAGTATTGACCTTGCCATGCATGCTGTTTCTGAGCTTCAGGTCGGGGTTCCTCAAACGAGTCGTGATGCCTTTGATATTTTACTTAGTCAAGGAATCATTGACGAAAAGCTGGCTGGCAATATGAAAGCCATGGTAGGGTTCCGCAATATAGCGGTGCATGATTACCAAGCTGTGCAGCTAGAGATTTTAAAAGCTATACTGAATAAGCATCTTGCAGATTTTATTGCATTTACGAATGCTTTGAAGAAATTTGCAAGTAGCTAA
- a CDS encoding CdaR family transcriptional regulator has product MNISTKLAQTIVVDMKEIVNQEINYIDTDGIIIASTDLSRIGTFHGGGKRVVDTRREVVIQEDGEYAGARKGLNLPVTFENSIAGVIGITGEYEEIEKYGKIIKRFTELLIKDAYLNQLRSQERENQRMIIEELLFRSPSTDEQSILNKLKVFNIRPHVERVVVVSEILGDDNRLIEENDNLFKLYSDRLTTYADPLLMQNKNKMIMVLQKLPETSLDALLRDLARELQARYGFPVKSGIGTVEDELTGLKASYEKAQTALDWALFSDDKAVQYYNQMDIEIIAEKVSADIAAEYIRKVFAELEDKDAQEYSRIFKLFEKYNGSITQISEALYIHKNTLQYKLNRLKTLTGYDMRRYGDFAVLKLAFLLNARRTA; this is encoded by the coding sequence TTGAATATTTCCACCAAACTGGCGCAAACGATCGTGGTCGATATGAAGGAAATCGTCAATCAGGAGATCAACTACATTGATACGGACGGCATAATCATCGCAAGCACGGATTTAAGCCGAATCGGCACGTTTCATGGCGGAGGCAAAAGAGTGGTCGACACCCGCAGGGAGGTTGTGATTCAAGAGGACGGGGAATATGCCGGCGCACGCAAAGGCCTCAATCTGCCCGTAACCTTTGAAAATTCGATCGCGGGAGTCATTGGGATCACCGGAGAATACGAGGAAATCGAAAAATACGGAAAAATTATTAAGCGGTTTACGGAATTGTTAATCAAGGATGCTTATCTCAACCAATTGAGAAGCCAGGAGAGAGAAAATCAGCGGATGATTATCGAGGAACTGCTGTTTCGCAGTCCATCCACCGACGAACAAAGCATCCTGAATAAATTAAAGGTGTTCAATATTCGTCCGCATGTGGAAAGAGTTGTTGTGGTATCGGAAATCCTGGGGGACGACAACCGGCTGATCGAGGAGAATGATAACCTGTTCAAGCTGTATTCAGACCGCTTAACCACGTACGCCGACCCTCTGCTTATGCAGAACAAAAATAAAATGATCATGGTGCTGCAGAAGCTTCCGGAAACTTCGCTTGACGCCTTACTAAGAGACCTGGCCAGGGAGCTTCAAGCCCGGTACGGGTTCCCGGTGAAATCCGGAATCGGGACGGTGGAGGACGAGCTGACCGGCCTTAAAGCCTCCTATGAAAAAGCGCAAACGGCCTTGGATTGGGCATTGTTCTCGGATGACAAGGCAGTCCAGTATTATAACCAGATGGATATTGAAATTATAGCGGAGAAAGTGTCCGCTGATATCGCCGCCGAATATATCCGGAAGGTTTTTGCGGAGTTGGAAGATAAGGACGCCCAGGAATACAGCCGGATCTTTAAGCTGTTTGAAAAATATAACGGGTCCATCACCCAAATTTCCGAGGCCCTTTATATTCACAAAAACACGCTCCAGTATAAGCTGAACCGGCTCAAAACCTTAACGGGGTACGACATGAGGCGGTACGGGGATTTTGCCGTGCTTAAGCTGGCTTTTCTGTTAAATGCAAGACGGACCGCTTGA
- the mntA gene encoding type VII toxin-antitoxin system MntA family adenylyltransferase antitoxin, with translation MKKLSDQLDPLLIEQGLTSSQLEEIVHILVEHVNPASIILFGSFAKKKSRPDSDMDLAYIPDQQKPDAYERFRIAALIADKTGREVDLIDFEQASPVLRAQIIDSGLLLYEPDSLKRQLLFMRSLKEYAMLNEERREIIKSRMREEPL, from the coding sequence TTGAAAAAGCTCAGTGATCAACTCGATCCTCTACTGATTGAGCAGGGGTTAACCTCATCCCAGTTGGAGGAGATCGTGCATATCCTGGTCGAACATGTGAATCCAGCTTCTATTATCTTGTTTGGCTCTTTCGCCAAGAAGAAATCTAGACCAGATAGTGACATGGATTTGGCCTACATTCCCGATCAACAAAAGCCAGATGCCTACGAACGATTTCGAATCGCTGCTCTTATTGCAGATAAGACGGGGCGTGAAGTGGATCTGATTGATTTTGAACAGGCTAGTCCGGTGCTGCGGGCCCAAATCATAGACAGCGGTTTGCTGCTTTATGAACCTGATTCCTTGAAGAGGCAATTGCTGTTTATGCGTTCTCTCAAAGAATACGCCATGCTTAATGAGGAGCGACGGGAAATTATCAAAAGCCGGATGCGGGAGGAGCCGTTATGA
- a CDS encoding DMT family transporter, whose translation MQLLSLLLCLIWGFNFVIMKLGNGLFPPVLFAAFRFLIGSGALFLIIFYKRISFPKKKHFKWYLVCGLLQTTYFNIAIQVSLNSISAGLTSVLTYSMPLFLSIMAHYWIPGDKLTPRKTAGIAIGIIGLILAMNIHLSGSPWMLLLALSSAITWAMSNLIIKQKLQDSDKVQFTTWQMTFGTLGLFIYSLLFEHGASHWNLEAVGYLLFSGLLASALAFVLWTYILSKIEASRASVTLLTVPVIGVISGWLFLHEELRATTLTGIALVLLGICIVNIKGKSRKMPSI comes from the coding sequence ATGCAGCTGTTAAGTTTGCTTTTATGTCTGATTTGGGGATTTAACTTCGTGATTATGAAGCTTGGGAACGGTTTGTTCCCGCCCGTTTTATTTGCCGCTTTTCGTTTCCTGATTGGTTCAGGGGCCTTGTTCCTGATTATATTTTATAAAAGAATTTCCTTTCCCAAGAAAAAGCATTTCAAATGGTATCTGGTTTGCGGCCTCTTGCAAACGACTTATTTTAATATAGCCATCCAGGTTTCGCTGAACTCTATCAGTGCCGGGTTGACCTCGGTGTTAACGTACAGCATGCCTTTATTTTTATCTATCATGGCCCATTACTGGATTCCCGGCGACAAGCTTACCCCACGCAAGACGGCCGGCATCGCCATTGGCATTATTGGATTGATTCTTGCCATGAACATTCATCTCTCAGGCAGTCCTTGGATGCTTCTGCTGGCCTTGTCCTCAGCTATTACCTGGGCCATGTCTAACCTCATCATCAAACAAAAACTTCAAGACAGCGATAAAGTGCAGTTCACAACCTGGCAAATGACTTTCGGAACGTTAGGCTTGTTTATTTATTCCCTGCTTTTCGAGCATGGCGCTTCCCACTGGAATCTTGAGGCTGTCGGATACTTGTTGTTCTCCGGCCTCTTAGCTTCGGCCCTTGCCTTCGTTCTATGGACGTATATCCTGTCGAAAATTGAAGCAAGCAGAGCCTCCGTTACGTTATTAACCGTTCCAGTTATCGGAGTCATTTCGGGTTGGCTTTTCCTGCACGAAGAGCTGAGAGCGACTACGCTTACCGGAATTGCCCTTGTGTTATTGGGCATATGTATAGTGAACATAAAAGGAAAATCCCGCAAAATGCCTTCGATTTAA
- a CDS encoding glycoside hydrolase family 5 protein, producing MDRLTVNKNKIIDSQGNPVQLRGTCIGGWMNMEDFINGFTGTEHALRYTVSEILGASKAEFLFERLQHYFFGEDDIRFIKSWGANTVRIPLNYRHFEDDEVPFTYKESGFEQLDKIVNLCEQYGLYVILDLHAVQGYQNTHWHSDNDVRHSFFWHDRTYQDRFVALWEEFARRYRGKTVIAGYNVMNEPCVNSPHGDYPHTFFGNYKPDWDRMNAVYQRIVGAIRKIDPATIIFLEGDMYSKLFEGLEAPFADNLVYSSHNYTAAGFGPGPYPGIVDARNANMDRGKYWDAKVQEEEFLNHQGTRYTQQHQVPLWVGEFGSVYNGPAGEVQDRLKAMDDQIGIFEQYGAHWTTWTYKDVGVMGLVTLDPESEYMQRIASIIKMKHELNTDDWMIWLPGHKARQLAGELATHLEEAIGDPGINHSYNVAGISQSILTVYAGALIQPAYAKLFQGLSEEAIDKTMQSFAFRNCSLNEGLFNILQKHTSQDSGVNKQ from the coding sequence ATGGACAGACTTACGGTTAACAAGAACAAGATTATCGATTCGCAAGGAAACCCCGTTCAACTAAGAGGCACCTGCATTGGCGGCTGGATGAACATGGAGGATTTTATTAACGGGTTTACGGGGACGGAGCACGCTTTGCGGTATACCGTTTCCGAAATCCTCGGCGCAAGCAAGGCGGAATTTCTGTTTGAACGGCTCCAGCATTACTTTTTCGGCGAAGACGATATCCGGTTCATCAAAAGCTGGGGCGCCAACACCGTGCGAATTCCTTTAAATTACAGACATTTCGAAGACGACGAGGTTCCTTTTACTTACAAAGAATCCGGTTTTGAGCAATTGGACAAAATCGTGAACCTCTGCGAGCAGTATGGCCTGTATGTGATTTTGGACCTGCACGCGGTACAAGGCTACCAGAACACGCATTGGCATTCGGATAATGATGTAAGGCACAGCTTTTTCTGGCATGACCGAACCTATCAGGACCGTTTTGTGGCTTTGTGGGAGGAATTCGCCCGCCGTTACCGGGGCAAAACGGTAATCGCCGGCTATAACGTAATGAACGAGCCTTGCGTCAATTCGCCTCACGGCGACTATCCGCATACCTTTTTCGGGAACTACAAACCGGATTGGGACCGGATGAATGCCGTCTACCAAAGAATAGTCGGGGCGATCCGCAAAATTGATCCGGCGACGATTATTTTTCTGGAAGGGGATATGTATTCGAAGCTGTTTGAAGGTTTGGAAGCTCCTTTCGCCGATAACCTGGTGTACAGCAGCCATAATTATACGGCAGCCGGCTTTGGCCCTGGCCCTTACCCGGGAATCGTGGATGCGCGCAATGCCAACATGGACCGGGGCAAATACTGGGACGCCAAGGTGCAGGAGGAAGAATTCCTGAACCATCAAGGCACCCGTTATACCCAGCAGCATCAGGTTCCCCTTTGGGTCGGCGAGTTTGGCTCCGTTTATAACGGACCTGCGGGGGAAGTCCAGGACCGGTTGAAGGCGATGGACGATCAGATCGGCATTTTTGAGCAGTATGGGGCGCATTGGACAACCTGGACCTATAAAGACGTAGGCGTTATGGGGCTGGTCACCTTGGACCCCGAATCCGAATATATGCAGCGCATCGCCTCTATTATTAAAATGAAACATGAACTCAACACCGACGATTGGATGATCTGGCTGCCCGGCCATAAAGCGAGACAGCTCGCCGGAGAACTGGCAACGCACCTTGAGGAAGCGATCGGCGATCCGGGCATCAACCACAGCTACAATGTGGCTGGGATTTCGCAATCCATTCTGACCGTGTATGCGGGCGCCTTAATCCAGCCTGCTTACGCCAAGCTGTTCCAAGGTTTATCGGAAGAGGCGATCGACAAAACGATGCAGTCTTTTGCTTTCCGGAATTGCAGCCTCAACGAAGGACTGTTTAACATCCTGCAAAAGCATACCTCTCAGGATTCCGGCGTGAATAAGCAGTAA
- a CDS encoding MFS transporter yields MSVKKTVVKPPVHRISSREKVGYATGDLAFNLIYQTVSSYLLFFYTDVFGISSAAAGLMFLIVRIFDAVVDPLIGTVVDRTNSKYGRFRPYLLYGAIPFAIMSVLCFTTPGFSDTGKLVYAYITYILLSVTYTTINVPYGALTSVITQDNKEVVSLTSVRVFFSNIGGMIVTYGVPLLVGVFAAANMKTSSSWQLTMTIMGVLGCLLLFYCFFNTKERVKVPDHAAEKINLKDAFEQFRVNRPLVLICLFFIINFGVNSIINSVGVYYITYNVDRPDLVKWYGLLGVLPALVCMPLMPFLYKWMGKRTLLFTTLTFKMVGLLALWVIPPSMVPLVLTARIISAIGTVTAGGLCWALVPETIDYGEYKTGKRMGGLIYAIIGFFYKFGMALGGIVPGLILDRFGYVANQAQTPTALHGILLTTTIIPAVFIIIELVAIYFYNLDEKEHKRVVAELEARQ; encoded by the coding sequence ATGTCCGTGAAAAAAACAGTTGTGAAACCACCGGTCCACAGAATCAGCAGCCGGGAAAAAGTAGGTTATGCGACAGGGGACCTGGCCTTTAACCTGATTTATCAGACGGTCAGCAGCTATCTGCTGTTTTTCTATACCGATGTGTTCGGCATCTCGTCGGCCGCTGCCGGCTTGATGTTTCTGATCGTACGGATATTTGATGCGGTGGTCGATCCGCTGATCGGCACGGTGGTAGACCGCACCAATTCCAAATATGGGCGTTTTCGGCCGTATCTGCTCTATGGCGCAATTCCTTTTGCGATCATGTCCGTCCTTTGTTTCACAACGCCTGGGTTCTCGGATACAGGGAAATTAGTTTATGCATACATTACCTACATCTTATTATCCGTCACCTATACCACGATCAACGTTCCTTATGGAGCTTTGACTTCGGTTATCACACAGGACAACAAGGAAGTCGTCAGCTTGACGTCTGTACGCGTGTTTTTCTCCAATATCGGCGGGATGATCGTTACTTATGGGGTGCCTCTGCTGGTCGGGGTTTTTGCGGCCGCAAACATGAAGACCAGCAGCAGCTGGCAATTGACTATGACGATTATGGGGGTTCTGGGATGTTTACTGCTCTTCTACTGCTTTTTCAACACCAAAGAAAGAGTTAAAGTCCCGGATCATGCTGCTGAAAAAATCAACCTGAAGGACGCCTTCGAGCAGTTTCGGGTGAACCGGCCGCTTGTTCTGATCTGCCTGTTCTTTATTATCAACTTTGGCGTCAACTCAATTATTAACTCGGTGGGCGTTTATTACATTACGTATAATGTGGACAGGCCCGATCTGGTGAAATGGTATGGTCTGCTGGGCGTTCTGCCGGCCTTGGTTTGTATGCCGCTGATGCCTTTCCTTTATAAATGGATGGGCAAGAGAACACTGCTCTTCACCACGTTGACCTTCAAAATGGTGGGCTTGCTGGCCTTGTGGGTTATCCCGCCTTCCATGGTTCCTTTGGTGCTGACTGCCCGGATCATCTCTGCAATCGGAACCGTTACGGCCGGCGGTCTATGCTGGGCTTTGGTTCCAGAAACGATCGACTATGGGGAATATAAAACAGGCAAACGGATGGGTGGTTTAATTTATGCGATCATCGGATTTTTCTATAAATTTGGGATGGCGCTTGGCGGGATCGTTCCTGGACTGATCTTGGACCGGTTCGGCTATGTGGCCAATCAGGCTCAAACGCCGACCGCGCTCCACGGCATTTTGCTGACTACGACCATCATTCCGGCGGTCTTTATCATCATAGAGCTTGTTGCCATCTATTTCTATAATCTGGATGAGAAGGAACATAAGAGAGTGGTTGCTGAGCTGGAAGCACGTCAATAA
- a CDS encoding aminoglycoside phosphotransferase family protein, whose product MNHKEELTGGRTGQIHKVEETVIRPANAWTPHVHKFLNFLHEEGAVFVPKAYGINDRQEEILSFMPGEVFHYPLPDPMLSDSMLVSAAWLLMKFHQSSERYISKLTNHEQWMLPAVLPIEVMCHGDFAPYNVTIVGDEASGIIDFDTLHPGPRMWDIGYAVYRWVPFHNPKSPGSSGNLKEQIRKTKLFLDTVGASPQDKKSFVAVLIKRLESLTEYMRKEARKGNPNFQQHIEEGHLQLYLDDIEYLKMNENEIIDGIL is encoded by the coding sequence ATGAACCATAAAGAAGAACTCACCGGCGGAAGAACCGGACAAATTCATAAAGTTGAAGAGACGGTTATTCGTCCTGCGAATGCTTGGACTCCGCACGTACATAAGTTTCTAAACTTTCTTCATGAAGAGGGGGCAGTTTTTGTGCCTAAAGCGTATGGGATAAATGATCGGCAGGAAGAGATCTTATCTTTTATGCCAGGTGAGGTTTTTCATTATCCTTTACCGGATCCAATGCTGAGCGACTCCATGCTTGTGTCTGCTGCCTGGTTATTAATGAAATTTCATCAATCCAGCGAACGATATATTTCCAAATTAACAAACCATGAGCAGTGGATGCTGCCTGCCGTTCTCCCGATCGAGGTCATGTGTCATGGAGATTTTGCGCCCTACAATGTCACTATAGTAGGCGATGAAGCGTCAGGGATCATAGATTTTGATACTTTACATCCAGGGCCGAGAATGTGGGATATTGGTTATGCTGTTTACAGATGGGTCCCGTTCCATAATCCGAAAAGCCCAGGCTCCAGTGGGAATTTGAAGGAGCAAATAAGAAAGACGAAACTGTTTCTGGATACGGTTGGAGCATCCCCTCAAGATAAGAAATCTTTTGTTGCTGTATTAATCAAACGTTTAGAAAGCTTGACTGAATATATGCGAAAAGAAGCTCGCAAAGGGAACCCAAATTTCCAACAGCATATTGAAGAGGGCCACCTGCAGCTTTATCTGGATGATATTGAATATTTAAAAATGAATGAGAACGAGATTATAGACGGCATATTGTAA